Proteins from one Triticum aestivum cultivar Chinese Spring chromosome 7A, IWGSC CS RefSeq v2.1, whole genome shotgun sequence genomic window:
- the LOC123146934 gene encoding cyclin-B1-2 isoform X2 has translation MASGGGLMTKKELGETHDVLRFGVNNSVHGDLALAHPVQATIKEAKFWDKKKKFGTEAIYGSTFNIRRDLDTQILSRLCAHGGEPAVPGGLESS, from the exons atggcgagcggcggcggttTGATGACGAAGAAGGAGCTCGGCGAGACCCACGACGTCCTCCGCTTTGGCGTCAACAACAGCGTCCATGGCGACCTCGCGCTAGCGCACCCCGTCCAGGCCACCATCAAG GAGGCCAAGTTCTGGGATAAGAAGAAGAAGTTTGGGACCGAGGCCATCTACGGATCGACCTTCAACATCCGCAGGGATCTCGACACCCAGATCCTCTCCAG GTTATGCGCTCATGGAGGAGAACCTGCTGTTCCTGGGGGCCTGGAAAGCAGTTGA
- the LOC123146934 gene encoding cyclin-B1-2 isoform X1, which yields MASGGGLMTKKELGETHDVLRFGVNNSVHGDLALAHPVQATIKEAKFWDKKKKFGTEAIYGSTFNIRRDLDTQILSRLTQAGYALMEENLLFLGAWKAVDNATTCDELCTQGKRHMTPNVQSLQVITCHFIFEKVEFACETLESPTLLNLKVLLLNL from the exons atggcgagcggcggcggttTGATGACGAAGAAGGAGCTCGGCGAGACCCACGACGTCCTCCGCTTTGGCGTCAACAACAGCGTCCATGGCGACCTCGCGCTAGCGCACCCCGTCCAGGCCACCATCAAG GAGGCCAAGTTCTGGGATAAGAAGAAGAAGTTTGGGACCGAGGCCATCTACGGATCGACCTTCAACATCCGCAGGGATCTCGACACCCAGATCCTCTCCAG ACTCACGCAAGCAGGTTATGCGCTCATGGAGGAGAACCTGCTGTTCCTGGGGGCCTGGAAAGCAGTTGACAACGCTACTACTTGTGACGAGCTGTGTACACAAGGGAAGAGACATATGACTCCAAATGTGCAAAGTCTGCAAGTCATCACGTGCCACTTCATATTTGAGAAA GTTGAGTTTGCATGTGAGACACTGGAGAGCCCCACTCTGCTCAACTTGAAGGTGCTGTTGCTGAACTTGTAA